The following proteins are co-located in the Cupriavidus pauculus genome:
- a CDS encoding dihydrofolate reductase, whose product MTLLTLIVARARNGVIGRDNALPWRLPEDLQHFKRTTLGAPIIMGRKTWDSIGRPLPGRRNIVVSRNRDLKLEGAEVAASLEDAQRLCVGVEQVFLIGGAQLYAEALPSADRLIVTEIDADIEGDAFFPAVDRSRWNEVARETHHSAANGFDYAFVTYERPASGEE is encoded by the coding sequence ATGACGCTGCTGACGCTGATCGTCGCCCGCGCCCGCAACGGCGTGATCGGCCGCGACAACGCGCTGCCCTGGCGCCTGCCGGAAGACCTGCAGCATTTCAAGCGCACCACGCTGGGCGCGCCGATCATCATGGGACGCAAGACCTGGGATTCGATTGGCCGCCCGCTGCCCGGCCGCCGCAACATCGTGGTGAGCCGCAACCGGGATCTGAAGCTGGAAGGTGCCGAAGTGGCGGCGTCGCTGGAAGACGCGCAACGGCTGTGCGTGGGCGTGGAGCAGGTCTTCCTGATCGGCGGCGCCCAGCTCTACGCCGAGGCGCTGCCGAGCGCGGACCGCCTTATCGTCACCGAGATCGATGCCGACATCGAAGGCGACGCCTTCTTCCCGGCCGTCGACCGGTCCCGATGGAACGAGGTCGCGCGGGAGACGCACCATTCGGCCGCCAACGGCTTCGACTACGCGTTCGTGACGTACGAACGGCCGGCGTCGGGGGAAGAGTAG
- a CDS encoding dual specificity protein phosphatase family protein: MKQYLSEVVTALYRAPRAGLRRVFALSREEAGRLPSLPTFAIISITAPERPPANLNSPAHVLRLSFADVDFHSADLSLRAQAKLPYAFTTEQANEVRDFVESLTDDVNAVVVHCEGGFSRSCAIALALHRLYGYEADIERLTQANPSVLRLMMEQSQSSKKRKNRRSK, translated from the coding sequence ATGAAACAGTATCTGTCTGAGGTTGTCACCGCCCTATATCGCGCGCCGCGTGCTGGCCTGCGACGAGTATTTGCGCTTTCGCGAGAGGAGGCCGGGCGGCTTCCATCGCTGCCGACGTTCGCGATTATCTCGATTACTGCGCCGGAGCGCCCGCCAGCTAATCTGAATTCTCCAGCCCATGTTTTGCGATTGAGCTTCGCCGACGTTGATTTCCACAGCGCAGACCTGTCGCTTCGCGCGCAGGCAAAACTTCCGTACGCCTTTACGACGGAACAGGCAAACGAAGTGCGGGATTTTGTTGAATCGCTCACGGACGACGTGAACGCGGTTGTGGTCCATTGCGAGGGCGGATTTTCGCGGTCCTGCGCAATCGCGTTGGCGCTTCATCGCCTCTACGGCTACGAGGCGGATATCGAACGGCTTACCCAGGCCAACCCTTCGGTGCTTCGCCTAATGATGGAGCAATCTCAGAGTTCGAAGAAACGTAAGAATCGCCGTTCCAAATGA
- a CDS encoding helix-turn-helix domain-containing protein yields the protein MEAVLGEHLRTHRIHRNIDQETLAERAGISVRALRNLESGGGSSTHTLCRVLKALGREAWLDTIAPYPTINPLMLTRQAKPRQRASKPRKRLKDMLGKMPDVGIDKDFGSR from the coding sequence ATGGAGGCCGTTCTCGGGGAGCACCTGCGGACTCACCGAATCCATCGAAACATCGACCAGGAAACGCTGGCTGAGCGTGCTGGCATCAGTGTGCGCGCATTACGGAATCTGGAGTCCGGGGGCGGTTCATCGACACATACTCTGTGTCGAGTCTTAAAAGCGCTGGGCCGCGAAGCCTGGCTAGACACGATTGCGCCGTATCCCACCATCAATCCGCTGATGCTGACCAGGCAAGCAAAACCTCGACAGAGGGCAAGCAAACCGAGGAAGCGCTTGAAAGATATGTTGGGCAAGATGCCAGACGTAGGCATCGATAAGGACTTCGGCAGCAGGTAA
- the orn gene encoding oligoribonuclease, which produces MTSPAAASVKSENNLVWLDMEMTGLQPDSDRIIEVAVVVTDSELNILAEGPVLVIHQPDAVLDAMDNWNKGTHGRSGLIDKVKASTLTEAQAEAELIAFLKRWVPAGKSPMCGNSICQDRRFMARYMPKLEAFFHYRNLDVSTLKELCKRWEPAIHKGFHKRQLHTALADILESVEELRYYRQHFIKTPAEAAASVPPAPAAPAAPAA; this is translated from the coding sequence ATGACAAGTCCCGCCGCCGCCTCCGTCAAAAGTGAAAACAACCTTGTCTGGCTGGACATGGAAATGACCGGCCTGCAGCCGGACAGCGACCGGATCATCGAAGTGGCGGTGGTGGTCACGGATTCCGAGTTGAACATCCTGGCCGAGGGCCCGGTGCTGGTGATCCACCAGCCCGACGCCGTGCTGGACGCGATGGACAACTGGAACAAGGGCACGCACGGCCGCTCGGGCCTGATCGACAAGGTCAAGGCGTCCACGCTGACCGAGGCCCAGGCCGAGGCCGAGCTGATTGCCTTCCTGAAGCGCTGGGTGCCGGCCGGCAAGTCGCCGATGTGCGGCAACTCGATCTGCCAGGACCGCCGCTTCATGGCCCGCTACATGCCGAAGCTGGAGGCGTTCTTCCACTATCGCAACCTCGACGTGTCCACGCTCAAGGAACTGTGCAAGCGCTGGGAGCCGGCCATCCACAAGGGGTTCCACAAGCGCCAGCTTCACACGGCGCTGGCCGACATCCTGGAATCGGTGGAAGAGCTGCGCTACTACCGCCAGCATTTCATCAAGACGCCGGCCGAGGCCGCCGCGTCGGTCCCGCCGGCACCGGCCGCCCCTGCCGCCCCCGCGGCATAA
- the yjgA gene encoding ribosome biogenesis factor YjgA — protein sequence MPAMTRNTRNNSQGPHGRFPGAFAPEEDDDQPKSKSQRKRDMTALQDLGAELEALPKDRLARVPMPEALADAVLAARKITSHEGKRRQMQFVGKVMRGLDDDEVAAIRAALEGFKGTSKAETARLHLIERWRDLLLADDAQLTKFLGEHPEVDVQSVRNIIRGARREKELGKPPKYYRELFQVIKAALEGGDDGDEDGAPANPEEPQA from the coding sequence ATGCCGGCCATGACGCGAAATACCCGTAACAACTCCCAAGGCCCCCACGGCCGCTTCCCCGGCGCCTTTGCGCCGGAAGAGGACGACGACCAGCCCAAGAGCAAGTCGCAGCGCAAGCGCGACATGACCGCGCTGCAGGACCTGGGCGCCGAGCTGGAGGCGCTGCCCAAGGACCGCCTGGCGCGCGTGCCGATGCCCGAGGCGCTGGCCGACGCCGTCCTGGCCGCCCGCAAGATCACCAGCCACGAAGGCAAGCGCCGCCAGATGCAGTTCGTCGGCAAGGTCATGCGCGGGCTGGACGACGACGAGGTGGCCGCCATCCGCGCCGCGCTGGAAGGCTTCAAGGGCACCAGCAAGGCCGAGACGGCCCGGCTGCACCTGATCGAGCGCTGGCGCGACCTGCTGCTGGCCGACGACGCCCAGCTCACGAAATTCCTGGGCGAGCACCCCGAGGTGGACGTCCAGTCCGTGCGCAACATCATCCGCGGCGCCCGCAGGGAAAAGGAACTCGGCAAGCCGCCGAAGTACTACCGCGAGCTGTTCCAGGTCATCAAGGCCGCGCTGGAAGGCGGCGATGACGGCGACGAAGACGGCGCGCCCGCCAACCCCGAGGAGCCCCAGGCATGA
- a CDS encoding AEC family transporter encodes MFTRIVSIITPVILIILIGWIYGRRAHPDMTGINRAMLEVIAPLLVVSAFISKDFVLADHLVLLASAVAVVIGSGILAWIVARMSGANPRTFVPPMMFNNSGNMGLPLSVFAFGQVGLAPAVALFAASNLMHFTIGLKIVNRQASMAQIARNPMVLATVAGVALSLARPVFALPQPVYESIKLLGDATVPLMLFALGVRMKDVSLRNWGMGVLGAVVCPLAGIAVALLIVWWVPMTELQRGLLFVFAALPPAVLNFLVADHYRQEPDQVASIVLLGNIAAVVFVPVGLYLGLK; translated from the coding sequence ATGTTCACGCGCATCGTCTCGATCATCACGCCGGTCATCCTGATCATCCTGATCGGGTGGATCTACGGGCGGCGCGCCCATCCGGACATGACCGGCATCAACCGGGCCATGCTGGAAGTGATTGCGCCGCTACTTGTGGTGTCGGCCTTCATCAGCAAGGACTTCGTGCTGGCCGACCACCTGGTGCTGCTGGCCAGCGCCGTGGCGGTGGTGATCGGCTCGGGCATCCTGGCCTGGATCGTGGCGCGGATGAGTGGCGCCAACCCGCGTACCTTCGTGCCGCCGATGATGTTCAACAACAGCGGCAACATGGGCCTGCCGCTGTCGGTCTTCGCGTTCGGGCAAGTGGGGCTGGCGCCGGCCGTGGCGCTGTTCGCGGCGTCCAACCTGATGCATTTCACCATCGGGCTGAAGATCGTGAACCGGCAGGCGTCGATGGCCCAGATCGCCCGGAATCCGATGGTGCTGGCGACGGTGGCCGGCGTGGCGCTGTCGCTGGCCCGGCCCGTGTTCGCGCTGCCGCAGCCGGTCTACGAGTCGATCAAGCTGCTGGGCGATGCCACCGTGCCGCTGATGCTGTTTGCGCTGGGCGTGCGGATGAAGGACGTCAGCCTGCGCAACTGGGGCATGGGCGTGCTGGGTGCCGTGGTCTGCCCGCTGGCGGGCATCGCCGTGGCGCTGCTGATCGTCTGGTGGGTGCCGATGACCGAGCTGCAGCGCGGCCTGCTGTTCGTCTTCGCGGCGCTGCCGCCGGCCGTGCTGAACTTCCTGGTGGCCGACCACTACCGGCAGGAACCGGACCAGGTGGCCTCGATCGTGCTGCTCGGCAATATCGCGGCGGTGGTGTTCGTGCCGGTCGGGCTGTATCTGGGCCTGAAGTAG
- a CDS encoding transposase: MSERDKSTVERPGYTGELIRYVPIPALHLGSVVSDIPPVVHAVGRVKARHPVELIYHWGRYGFPRYGVEDFENRDCWTFSNDLQEAAAIGFKWLENNCALEQIPEDQDGEVTYGYVARGVVDEPDLEHLLYSGDIWKAAGADMDEVATPEILTRVRNELLRVYASRGGGPFFLLDFSDPKKVSQYLSDWANEIDDERLYGE, from the coding sequence ATGAGCGAACGAGATAAAAGCACCGTCGAGCGTCCGGGATACACAGGCGAGCTCATACGGTACGTCCCGATACCGGCGCTTCATTTGGGAAGCGTCGTCAGCGATATTCCGCCTGTGGTTCATGCAGTAGGTCGAGTTAAGGCGCGCCACCCAGTTGAACTGATTTACCACTGGGGTCGCTACGGCTTTCCTCGGTACGGCGTCGAAGACTTCGAAAACAGAGACTGCTGGACGTTTTCGAACGACCTGCAGGAGGCCGCAGCCATCGGGTTCAAATGGCTCGAAAACAACTGCGCGTTGGAACAGATTCCCGAAGACCAGGATGGCGAAGTCACTTACGGGTATGTCGCTCGCGGCGTCGTTGACGAGCCTGACCTTGAACACCTTCTTTACAGTGGTGACATATGGAAGGCCGCCGGCGCAGACATGGATGAAGTCGCGACGCCGGAAATCCTGACTCGCGTCCGCAATGAGCTTCTCAGGGTCTACGCATCGAGAGGCGGAGGCCCGTTCTTCCTGCTGGATTTTTCCGACCCGAAGAAGGTGAGTCAGTACCTGTCTGATTGGGCCAACGAGATTGACGACGAAAGGCTGTACGGCGAATGA
- a CDS encoding helix-turn-helix domain-containing protein, with translation MRALLKEARQSAGFSQIDFAEFLGQHQQYVSRVEKGQRRLDPVELCNWCRALDINASELIEQIDASAAKMARLDEALRVEKGRERTLDETLENLKGPKPKRSRAGK, from the coding sequence ATGCGTGCCCTGCTCAAGGAAGCAAGGCAGAGTGCTGGCTTCTCGCAAATCGACTTCGCCGAGTTTCTCGGTCAACACCAACAGTACGTAAGCAGAGTCGAGAAAGGCCAAAGGCGCCTGGACCCCGTTGAACTGTGCAACTGGTGTAGGGCGCTGGACATCAATGCCAGCGAACTCATCGAGCAAATTGATGCGAGCGCCGCAAAAATGGCTCGCCTGGATGAAGCATTACGGGTAGAGAAAGGTCGCGAGCGTACGCTTGATGAGACACTCGAAAACCTCAAAGGGCCGAAACCGAAGCGCTCTCGGGCAGGAAAGTAG
- the pmbA gene encoding metalloprotease PmbA, translated as MSQTAEKTAHFTYTQDQLKAMAADVLRVARELGATDAATEISEGSGLSVTVRKGEVETIEQNRDKVVGVTVMIGQRRGNASTSDFSPAALRATAEAAYNIARFTAEDDCAGLAEEALLERDPQDLDLFHPWTIDAEGAIDIARRAEAASFAVSPKIRNSDGASVSAQHSQFVLATSRGFVGGYPYSRHFISAAPIAGSGSGMQRDDWYSSKRSPLALAEPEAIGRYAAERALARLNARKLSTRKCPVLFEAPLAAGLLGAFVQAVSGGALYRKSTFLYDTLGKAVFAPHIQINEQPHVPGAMGSAPFDEEGVRTQARDVVRDGVVQGYFLSTYSARKLGMQTTGNAGGSHNLTLTSTLTQPEDDFAGMLRKLGTGLLVTELMGQGVNYVTGDYSRGASGYWVENGQIQYPVEEITIAGNMVEMFRQIVGIGADALVRGTKETGSILIEQMTIAGN; from the coding sequence ATGAGCCAGACCGCCGAGAAGACCGCGCATTTCACCTATACCCAGGACCAGCTCAAGGCCATGGCGGCCGATGTGCTGCGCGTGGCACGCGAGCTGGGCGCGACGGACGCCGCCACCGAGATCTCCGAAGGCAGCGGCCTGTCGGTGACCGTGCGCAAGGGCGAGGTGGAGACCATCGAGCAGAACCGCGACAAGGTGGTGGGCGTGACGGTGATGATTGGCCAGCGCCGCGGCAACGCCAGCACGTCGGATTTCTCGCCGGCCGCGCTGCGCGCCACGGCCGAGGCGGCGTACAACATCGCCCGCTTCACGGCCGAGGACGACTGCGCCGGGCTGGCCGAGGAAGCGCTGCTCGAACGTGATCCGCAGGACCTGGACCTGTTCCACCCGTGGACCATCGACGCCGAGGGCGCCATCGACATCGCGCGCCGCGCCGAGGCCGCGTCGTTCGCGGTGTCGCCAAAGATCCGGAACAGCGACGGCGCCAGCGTGTCGGCCCAGCATTCGCAGTTCGTGCTGGCCACGTCGCGCGGCTTCGTGGGCGGCTATCCGTACTCGCGCCACTTCATCTCGGCCGCGCCGATCGCCGGTTCGGGCAGCGGCATGCAGCGCGACGACTGGTACTCGTCCAAGCGCTCGCCGCTGGCGCTGGCCGAGCCGGAGGCCATCGGCCGCTACGCCGCAGAGCGCGCGCTGGCCCGGCTGAATGCCCGCAAGCTGTCCACGCGCAAGTGCCCGGTACTGTTCGAGGCGCCGCTGGCGGCCGGCCTGCTCGGCGCCTTCGTCCAGGCGGTGTCGGGCGGCGCGCTGTACCGCAAGTCGACGTTCCTGTACGACACGCTGGGCAAGGCCGTCTTTGCGCCGCACATTCAGATCAACGAGCAGCCGCACGTGCCGGGCGCCATGGGCAGTGCCCCGTTCGACGAGGAAGGCGTGCGCACCCAGGCCCGCGACGTGGTGCGCGACGGCGTGGTGCAGGGCTATTTCCTGTCGACCTACTCGGCGCGCAAGCTGGGCATGCAGACCACCGGCAACGCGGGCGGGTCGCACAACCTGACGCTGACGTCCACCCTGACGCAGCCCGAGGATGATTTTGCCGGCATGCTGCGCAAGCTGGGCACCGGCCTGCTGGTGACGGAACTGATGGGGCAGGGCGTGAACTACGTGACCGGCGACTACTCGCGCGGCGCGTCGGGCTACTGGGTCGAGAACGGCCAGATCCAGTACCCGGTGGAGGAAATCACCATCGCCGGCAACATGGTCGAGATGTTCCGCCAGATCGTCGGCATCGGCGCCGATGCACTCGTGCGCGGCACCAAGGAAACCGGCTCGATCCTGATCGAGCAGATGACGATCGCGGGGAACTGA
- the mog gene encoding molybdopterin adenylyltransferase, with protein MTPTLTAPVPRNHPDELVVGFVSISDRASSGTYQDEGIPALRDWFGKVLTSPWQAVERLIPDEAPLISRTLIELVDVAGCDLVLTTGGTGPARRDVTPEATLAVGTKEMPGFGEQMRQVSLQFVPTAILSRQVAVIRETPSRAALIVNLPGQPKAIRETLEGLRDVEGRVAVQGVFAAVPYCIDLIGGPYIETDATIVKAFRPKSAVRKTPGPTV; from the coding sequence ATGACCCCGACGCTGACCGCCCCCGTGCCCCGCAATCACCCCGACGAGCTGGTGGTCGGCTTCGTTTCCATTTCGGATCGCGCCTCGTCCGGCACCTACCAGGACGAGGGCATCCCGGCGCTGCGCGACTGGTTCGGCAAGGTGCTGACGTCGCCCTGGCAGGCCGTGGAGCGGCTGATCCCGGACGAAGCGCCGCTGATCTCGCGCACGCTGATCGAACTGGTCGACGTGGCCGGCTGCGATCTCGTGCTGACCACGGGCGGTACCGGCCCGGCGCGCCGGGACGTCACGCCCGAAGCCACGCTGGCGGTGGGTACCAAGGAAATGCCGGGATTTGGCGAGCAGATGCGGCAGGTCAGCCTGCAGTTCGTGCCGACGGCGATCCTGTCGCGCCAGGTGGCGGTGATCCGCGAGACACCCAGCCGCGCCGCGCTGATCGTCAACCTGCCCGGCCAGCCGAAGGCGATCCGCGAGACGCTGGAGGGCCTGCGCGACGTGGAAGGCCGCGTGGCCGTCCAGGGCGTGTTCGCCGCCGTGCCGTACTGCATCGACCTGATCGGCGGCCCGTACATCGAGACCGACGCGACCATCGTGAAGGCGTTCCGGCCCAAGAGCGCGGTCCGGAAGACCCCCGGGCCGACGGTCTGA
- a CDS encoding DEAD/DEAH box helicase has protein sequence MAEFAFRLAERIESSPLFQEALAELLQQSLIPLVGGQSRLETVRTARLSEAAVALARSSEARHHGLAQDIAYSLVACHPDSRLRGVWRHILAETGNFPAGDYVSDRPLVEQQLPWTLKVREAARRDQNTVSVLGQEIVFTDFQADVWSQLHGHQFVNVSAPTSAGKSFLVQTYLLDELANTQTTRNIVYLVPSRSLIFEVQAGLTHALKPLADRVVVSSVPQVHDDLHAGKSLVFVLTQERLQTILNESTIKFDVVIVDEAQQIGDADRGIMLLGCLEEALARRRGSKMLFITPSSKDARTIAPLLGVTEVQTVRSAVRPVRQNLLFVTCSGRKPKRMISVQLHRQDQEKLTVGSVRTERSIAENERLVTAALELGKDGQSIVYAWAPASADSTASKLANGLPELDNFIDSPLEKLSSFVAEHIHPEFKLAKVLRKGVGVHYGRLPTTISKAVEEYFDDGHIKYLVCTSTLLQGVNLPARNIFLKNPKKGTQGPLEANEFWNLAGRAGRLKRDTHGNVFLVDYEEWESQPVSDQQTTDVEPSICDALGTKQELVLTYAQDLHHKSGVKDEALAESVFTRLFLDARDGSIDQTIERALARYPTVSASALKDAVMAAQERVSLPTSLLRRNSLISPLRQQELYNHFTDRASDKVLSAMILVHPRSKHPDAKTRMETAFRAIHTHLEGKLTNAETYFGWFALAWMRGDSLRSLIDNRVAWELKEAKLDEFEPEKIGSFARQVMEQVETKLRYHYVKYLRCYMDILTHKLIEIGRDEEADMPPIPLFLELGASERTLVSAMQLGMSRIAAIEVSKFLPKEMDAESIRQELRAKWFWRGEVSPFVVRELERLGLLDGAGS, from the coding sequence ATGGCTGAGTTCGCTTTCAGGCTCGCAGAACGCATTGAATCCAGCCCGCTTTTCCAGGAGGCGCTTGCGGAACTGCTGCAGCAAAGCCTGATACCACTGGTCGGCGGGCAATCCAGGCTGGAGACGGTTCGGACAGCAAGGTTGAGTGAGGCGGCTGTTGCTTTGGCGCGCTCGAGCGAGGCCAGGCACCATGGCCTCGCTCAGGACATTGCGTACTCATTGGTCGCCTGTCATCCAGACTCCAGGCTCCGCGGCGTGTGGCGCCACATATTGGCAGAAACGGGAAACTTCCCTGCCGGTGATTATGTCTCCGACCGTCCTCTCGTTGAACAACAACTGCCGTGGACGCTAAAGGTCCGCGAAGCGGCACGTCGGGACCAGAACACCGTCAGTGTTCTCGGTCAAGAGATTGTCTTCACGGATTTCCAGGCAGATGTTTGGTCGCAACTGCATGGACACCAATTCGTCAATGTGTCCGCGCCCACTTCCGCGGGAAAGTCCTTTCTCGTCCAGACGTACTTGCTGGATGAGCTGGCTAACACCCAGACCACCAGAAACATCGTCTACCTAGTACCTTCTCGTTCGCTCATTTTCGAGGTGCAGGCCGGGCTAACTCACGCTCTAAAGCCGTTGGCTGACAGGGTGGTAGTTAGCAGCGTTCCCCAAGTTCATGATGACTTGCACGCAGGGAAAAGTTTGGTCTTCGTGCTTACGCAAGAGCGTCTTCAGACCATTCTGAACGAGTCCACGATTAAGTTCGATGTCGTAATCGTGGATGAAGCACAGCAAATCGGTGACGCGGACAGAGGAATTATGCTCCTCGGATGCTTGGAGGAAGCTCTTGCCCGACGTCGTGGAAGCAAGATGCTGTTCATTACTCCCAGTTCCAAAGACGCCCGAACCATTGCACCGTTGCTTGGAGTGACAGAAGTGCAGACGGTTCGCAGTGCGGTCCGACCTGTACGGCAAAACTTGTTGTTCGTAACGTGCAGCGGTCGTAAGCCCAAGCGGATGATTTCAGTTCAACTGCATCGGCAAGACCAAGAGAAGCTGACCGTCGGTAGCGTGCGGACGGAGCGAAGTATCGCAGAGAACGAAAGGCTTGTGACAGCTGCGCTGGAGCTCGGGAAGGACGGACAGAGCATCGTGTATGCGTGGGCACCGGCGTCTGCTGACAGCACTGCTTCGAAACTCGCTAATGGCTTGCCCGAGCTTGATAACTTCATTGATTCTCCGCTTGAGAAGCTGTCCAGTTTCGTTGCCGAGCACATCCATCCAGAATTCAAACTTGCGAAGGTACTCAGGAAGGGTGTCGGCGTGCACTATGGGCGCTTACCGACGACCATTTCGAAGGCGGTCGAGGAGTACTTCGACGACGGTCATATCAAATACTTGGTCTGTACTTCCACGCTGCTCCAAGGCGTGAACCTTCCGGCGCGGAACATCTTTCTGAAGAATCCTAAGAAGGGGACACAAGGGCCGTTGGAGGCCAATGAGTTCTGGAACCTTGCGGGGCGTGCGGGAAGGTTGAAGCGAGATACGCACGGAAACGTGTTTCTGGTCGACTACGAGGAGTGGGAGTCCCAACCAGTCTCCGACCAGCAGACGACGGACGTAGAGCCATCGATTTGCGACGCCCTTGGCACCAAGCAAGAGCTTGTCTTGACGTATGCGCAAGACCTTCACCATAAATCTGGCGTCAAAGACGAGGCGCTCGCTGAAAGCGTATTCACGCGGTTGTTCCTGGATGCCCGGGACGGCTCAATCGACCAGACCATTGAGCGTGCTCTGGCACGGTATCCAACCGTAAGTGCCTCGGCTTTGAAGGACGCCGTGATGGCCGCGCAGGAGCGTGTGTCCTTGCCCACGTCGCTGCTCAGACGCAATAGCCTGATTTCGCCACTGCGCCAGCAAGAACTGTACAACCACTTCACCGACCGTGCGTCCGACAAAGTACTGAGCGCCATGATACTTGTTCATCCTCGGAGCAAGCACCCAGACGCGAAGACGCGAATGGAGACGGCCTTCCGGGCGATTCATACTCATCTTGAAGGCAAGCTGACCAACGCGGAGACTTACTTCGGCTGGTTCGCGCTTGCTTGGATGCGTGGTGACTCACTTCGTTCGTTGATTGATAATCGGGTGGCTTGGGAACTCAAGGAGGCGAAACTCGATGAGTTTGAGCCCGAGAAAATTGGGTCATTCGCAAGACAGGTGATGGAGCAAGTAGAGACGAAGTTGCGCTACCACTACGTCAAGTACCTGCGGTGCTACATGGATATCCTCACGCACAAGCTCATTGAAATTGGGCGTGATGAGGAAGCAGATATGCCGCCCATCCCATTGTTCTTGGAGCTTGGCGCATCGGAGAGAACACTGGTCTCTGCAATGCAGCTCGGCATGTCGCGAATCGCTGCCATCGAAGTGTCGAAATTCCTGCCGAAGGAGATGGATGCAGAATCCATACGACAAGAGTTGAGGGCAAAATGGTTCTGGCGCGGTGAGGTGTCGCCGTTTGTTGTTCGGGAACTTGAACGACTTGGATTGTTGGACGGGGCTGGTTCTTAA
- a CDS encoding HamA C-terminal domain-containing protein — MQDEPFPSDSRADRISSIVDSHAVDVRIRRVDFTSTAVPCVNAHFLYPVFKGRQPTMEALAKMLVKEITKFCATRADRRKARRLDHEAGDLETGAVEDLVAKARSLFMAPDADARSGEAGELLLYALIEHYLRAPLIVSKMRLKTSANMPVHGADGLHAGWCEKTDSLILYFGESKMHQTFASAMQDAAESVAALVTNKDGRLERELELVSNFHDLGNFPEEGIEYLLRFLNPFETEEGNRRIDRFAILVGFDYHAYAKVANVPLAEVEETFLRHYKGAMNQKIGTARTHLKSNAIELENVDLFIFPVPSVELFRDCFQEAMNG; from the coding sequence ATGCAAGATGAGCCTTTTCCGTCGGATTCCCGAGCGGACAGAATAAGTAGCATCGTCGATTCTCATGCTGTCGATGTGCGCATCCGCCGCGTTGACTTCACGTCTACGGCTGTGCCCTGCGTAAACGCGCATTTCCTATATCCAGTCTTCAAAGGCCGCCAACCGACAATGGAAGCGCTGGCGAAGATGTTGGTTAAGGAGATTACGAAGTTCTGCGCTACGCGCGCGGACCGTCGTAAAGCCAGGCGCTTGGACCACGAAGCAGGAGACCTCGAGACAGGGGCGGTTGAAGACCTTGTTGCGAAGGCGCGGAGTCTGTTCATGGCGCCAGACGCGGATGCCCGGTCTGGCGAAGCAGGGGAGCTCCTCCTGTATGCGCTTATCGAGCACTATCTCCGTGCCCCCTTGATTGTGTCGAAGATGCGGTTGAAGACCAGCGCCAATATGCCAGTCCACGGTGCAGACGGGCTTCATGCAGGATGGTGCGAGAAGACAGATTCACTGATTCTCTATTTTGGAGAATCAAAGATGCACCAAACCTTCGCAAGTGCCATGCAAGATGCCGCGGAGTCCGTGGCGGCCCTTGTGACGAATAAGGATGGGCGCCTGGAGCGCGAGCTCGAGCTGGTGTCGAACTTCCACGACTTGGGGAACTTCCCCGAGGAAGGTATCGAATATCTGCTTCGCTTTCTCAATCCCTTCGAAACGGAGGAAGGCAATCGGCGAATTGACCGCTTCGCAATACTTGTAGGCTTCGATTATCACGCTTACGCGAAGGTTGCCAACGTGCCTCTAGCGGAGGTCGAAGAGACGTTCCTCCGCCACTACAAAGGGGCGATGAATCAGAAAATCGGTACGGCTCGAACCCATCTCAAGAGCAACGCGATTGAGCTCGAGAATGTGGATTTGTTCATCTTCCCAGTGCCGTCGGTGGAGCTGTTTCGAGACTGTTTTCAGGAGGCGATGAATGGCTGA